The DNA window taaaagcagaaagaataATCACAGCGGGTAAGTTATCAACAATATACAGTAGCATATTTAATTAAGAgtatacacatatatgtaaACCACACACATCCTATATGTGTGACAGAAAAGACCCTGCACATGGTTTCAGAAAGACCAAGGGGTTAGAAACCAGGAAGATGGTAGAACTGGTGTTGAAAAGAACAACTAttgcaatttttatttaacaataaatcttataaaaattcacaaaataaaaaccttcaCAAAGTATGAGATACTTATCTGGACAGAAATGGACACTGTCACTCATTTCTAGCCCGTTTCTACACAGACTAGTGAAGCCATGCCAACATGATGGCAGTGAGAGGGGCCCAGCACTGGAGGACTGCTGAGGTGGATGCTTGggaacaaaagcagcagaagctgcaaaaaaaaaagtgatggaAAAAGCTTAAGGCCTCTGAGAGATCACTGACCTGCAAAATACAACTACAGAGAGATgcattaaagaaacaaaacaaaaaaaaaaaaatgcacccAGTAAGTATAAACAGAAACAGCTTGAAAAGAGATGAGGGTAAATGAGGACTTAAATCAAAATTGAGGAATAAATTTGGCATCTGAGACAAGAAAGTCAAATTTGGTGTGAAAGAGGCCTGCAAGAGGTGAAACAtagctgtccatgagccagtAGCAACCCAGGCACACCCTGCATCCACAGCACACTGCATGGGGAGAGCATCTATTAATAGATCCCTGCAAATTTGTGTCCACTGAGGACAAGACAAAAATCAATTTCATTTGCACCAAAGAAGCTTTAAATAAACCCTAAGGACAGAAACTGAATATGGGAACTAAGAGCCTGCAAATCCTCATGCATGACtgagcatttttttcctaacatccaacTAGAAAAACATCTCCAAGGGATGGCCCAGGGCCACGTGAGTGGCAACAGGTGAGGAACCTCTGTTAGATCCATGGCTCCTACATCTGGCTCTCAAAGCTTCACAAAGGCACAAGTTCATTCCCTGGCCTTTTGAATTATGTGATACACAACTGAGGCTTCATGCAAGAGGGGCAGAGAATCATAGAGTGGCTTGTTTTTAAGgggacctttaagatcatctagtttTAACCacccatgccatgggcagggtcaCCTTCCATTAGATCAGGGCCCCACTcaaccttgaacacttccagggatggggcatccacaacttctctgggcagcctgttccagtgcctcaccaccttcaaAGCAGAGGATTTTTGCCAAATACTTAATCTAAATGAAAGCCAAAACTGGCATATGTTGATGGTAATATCCACCAACACTTTCTCCTGAATCAGGACAATCATTGCAATCCATCTCCTGTCCCCTGATTTTCTGCTGAGCCAGAagagtgacagctgtaaatccCTGAATGACAGCACCTGGTGTggtggtgttcgcaggggtcccaggacgagagaggagatgagaatcttgactccatgtttcagaaggctgatttattattttattatatatattatattaaaagaaaattatacattaaaactatactaaaagaatagaagaaaggatttaatcagaaggctagcaagcaATAGAAAGGaacagaataataaaatcttgtgactgaccagagtccgagacagctgggctgtgattggcattaaaaacaaccacacgagaccaatcaaagatgcacctgttgcattccacaacaGTAGACAattactgcttttcttttcctctaaagcttctcaggagaaaaaatcctaacgaaaggatttttcataaaatatgtctgtgacaaccTGGCATCCCCTGCAAACAGGAACAGCACCAGAGACAGATTctgcacagaatcacagaatgctaTGGGTTGGAAGCtgccttaaagatcatctagccccagcccccctgccatcagcagggacagctcccgCTAGACCAGGTCTCATCCAGCACAGTTTTGAACACTGCCAGGTTTGAGGCATCTACAGCCTGCCTGGGCACACATTCACAGtagagaatttcttcctaacatctaataTAAATGCTCCGTCTTTCAGTTTGTACCCATTCTCCCCGTCCTGTTCTGTCACTGCTGTTCCTGACAGAGTCCCTCAGGCTTCCCTGTAGGTTCCCTTCAGACACTGGAAGGTGCTGCGAGGTCTCCACACGCCCTTCCCCGGGCTgaccagccccagctgcaccaTCGGGCCTCCGTCCCTCACCGGGACCGACGGGGCCCCGCTCTCTGTGCCACGGCTCGGCCCGAGGCGAGAGCAGCCCGGAGCGGGCCGGGCTCCGTTTGTCCCGGGGGccgcggcccggccgccgccagCAGAGGGcaggcccggccccgccgctcccggccccgccgcagccACATCCGCCGCCGCCGGGAAGGGGCCGGCGCCGGGGCCGCTGTGGgcgccgcgctcccgccgctcGCTGTCGGGCCCGCGGGCCCCGCGCCGGCCTCAGGATGCCGCTGGGGCTGAAGCCCACCTGCAGCGTGTGCCGCAGCACGTCCTCCTCCATGTGGAAGAAGGGCGGGCAGGGCGAGATCCTGTGCAACAACTGCACGGCCCGCtcggcgccgccgcccgccgccgccttcGCCACCACCTCGGCGGCcgctgctcagcacagcaacggtggcggcagcggcggcggaggcggcggcggtGGGAAGCAGGTGAGGAGGCCGAGGCCGAGGGCGATGCagccgccggggccgggcggggctgggcggggccggggccggagTGTTCGGGCCGTCCCCCTCGTGTTCATTGTGCTGTTCCCCGCAGAGCAAGCAGGAGATCCACCGGCGCTCGGCGCGGCTCAGGAACACCAAGTACAAGTCTGCGCCCGCTGCGGAGAAGAAGGTTTCCACCAAGGGCAAGGGCAGGAGGCACATCTTCAAACTGAAGAATGTAAGGCGGAGCGGCTGGGCCGGGAgcctgggccgggctggggcggACACGGAGCCCGCGGGAGGAGTGGAAACAGAAAGCGGTCATGGCAGTTCCGCACTCACTTCTCCACATAAAATCCTGGAGATGAAAACGCTAGCTCTGTTGCTTTGAGCTTTAACCTAATAATGCTTGCTGGTTTTCTTAGAAGATAATGTATCTGTATGTtgtctaaaaagaaaaacagtctcTGGAACTTTATGGTTGATTTGTTTTAATGCTCCTAATTTGCAATTTCTATATTCTTTTCTTAGCCCATCAAGGCTCCTGAGTCTGTATCCACTATAATTACAGCAGAATCAATCTTTTATAAGGTATGGTTTATGCAAATCTATTTGCAAAAATGATTATCCTATTTCTGTTTCCAGTGTCAAGAATTATTGTGGACAGTGAAAGCACTAGAGATATAATCACAGAAACTGTTCTTCCTTGCCTAACACTTGTGTAGGATTTTGGTTTGCCATAGTTATTGTCGTTAAGTCTTGCCAGGTAGTTTACTTAAGTTTACCTAGTTTAAATTGTTACCATTGTCCCAGGTTCTTCTCTTCcaagaaaaagtgtttttttttttttttgtaattattgCTGTCAGCGTTTTTAAACTTCACTTGCACTGTGCAGTGGTCAAGTGACTGGAGATGATTATTTAGATTTGTGTGATGTTTCCTGCCATAGGTGCAGAACATATTTCCCATAGAGGGGTGGCTTGCAGTGCCCCAACATCTCAGCTGGCTCCCATTTGAGAGCTGGTGCAAACAATCCCAAACATCTGGGAACAAGATCTGTTGGCACTTGCAGTGAAGCAAGAGGGAGCCTTCTCACATTCATGCTTGAGAGCAGCTTTACCAACATGCCAAAGTGTTGGTGTTCTAAAGTTCTgacatttgcttttgtttcccaGCAGTACAAGCAAACAgaatgttttttcccccttttccctccccaaaaAGTCAGGATAGGCAGTGGGAGACTGCACAGTCAGTGGTGGCCTGAGATTCCATACTGTCCAGGGACCTGATGCTTCATGCCTGGCATTCCAGATGAATCTCTTGTTTGCTGTTGACCAGTTCAGAAAAGAATTACTGTCTTGTGTGTCTGTTTTTATCAGAAATTCTTGAGAACTATGTCAAAGCTTCTGTCCTCCTTATGTAGAATGTTGCTACTCTGATACTTTGCAGTGTTGTTGTGAATAGGCTTGTTTGGAGTTGTTTGTGttctttttatctgttttaaaaacaagcaccTTTCTTTCTTATGCCACCATTCTTTTGCATGTGGCTGAATTGAAGCTGCCTTTCAAGACTGGCATAAATTAGAATAATTTTGGGTGCTGATACTGAAGATGTGAAGTGAAGCTGACAAAAATCAGGCTGTTTGATTTCAGTGTTGTTTGTATGTCTTCCAGGGTGTGTACTACCAAATTGGAGATGTTGTTTCAGTGGTTGATGAGCAGGATGGAAGAACATACTACGCTCAGATCCGTGGGTTTATTCAGGACCAATACTGTGAAAAGAGTGCTGCACTAACCTGGCTCATTCCTACACAAGCCAGCCCCAAAGACTGTTTTGACCCAGCATCCTATATCATAGGTAATCTCTGAGCCTTCACTTTCTGCAGCTACTTGGATGTGCCTATGATAATGTAGAGTTGAATTCTTTAAATGAACATTTTAGCTTCTCAAGGTATTTTATGCACGTTCCACATTTTAGACTCTAATCTTGTAAACATCTCATTTACTGTAataatactttttatttatCATGTGTATATAATGTGATTACCACTATTGCAGCGTGTGATTATCTTGTACTGTGATTAGCTGAGTGTTTGTGGGTACAATTACAGTTGTGCAGCTTTAAAGATTAAATTATTGCTCTATAGATAGATTTAAACCATAGTAACTTTGATTCTGGTAAACCATCCaagttgtttcttttaaagTGACCTGAATTACTTGATCTTTATCCTGGATATTCAAAATACATAGCATgcaagcactggcacagagaCTGTTCTGCTACTGATAAAATTAGTAATTCAGAGAAGTCCTTCTAATAGGCAGGACACAAATagaatgtgttttaaatatattaactATAGTATTCACTCAAATATCAGAATGCTTCAAATGGGATGGAAAGATCAGCCCAGCAAAATTAAAGGTAGAGGTTTCTTGCCTAACACAGGAGGCCACCTTTCTAGGAAAGTCATGGATTGCAAAGGAAAATTCTGTAAGGGAATGTTGGCTGTTGTGGCATATTTTTATTCAGCATATTTAGTTTTATGCCTTTAAGTTTTgtctttgaatttatttttttaggacCAGAAGAAGATCTCCCaagaaaaatggaatatttaGAATTTGTTTGTCATGCACCTTCGGAATACTTCAAATCTCGGTCATCTCCCTTCCCTACTGTTCCTACAAGGCCAGAGAAGGGTTATATATGGACTCATGTGGGACCTACTCCTGCCATCTCCATTAAAGAAACTGTagcaaataatttataatttttaaggAATTCTTTGGACTAGTTATTTTGTGTGTATCCTCCAGTTTGTAAACCCCTTACAAGAAGTTTTATAAAATGTGCTGGTTTATTTTACCGATTatggtatttatttattttagataCATCAGACCTTTGAAGTGGAAGTTTTCATTCCAGTTGATGCATCATTTCAGTGCTCTGCTCTTCAGACATTGTTGCTCATCTTGGGACAAAACCACAAGTTTCATGTCATCTTTGACTTCTGAAAGTTGCCTTTAGTATTCATTCTTACTTTTTGAGTTATTTTTCCAGAAGAGGAATTTAAAAGATAGAATCGTCCTGCATTTTATATGACTGTTTAATTTAGTTAACTCTGACTGCtagttttatttccttgttaaaTAATTTAGGACTAGCTTCACCTAAATACTAAAATGGTCAGTGATGCAGTTAACAGTTTTCTGTTACATGGAGAGGAGTGATCTACCTGCATTTCTCCAGACTAAAACCTCATCCACAAAGAGGGACTCTTAACAGTCACCTTTTATGGGAATTTTGTTAATCTGAATCTAAAATATGGGCTATGTGTGTAGCTTTCTGCTACACTTACTTATAAAAGGGCATAAAATTCCTGGAAAATTGAATGTGTATTCAAAAACTAATGTTATTTGCCATCCTGGCATTCTCATTGCAGAAGTGTATTTGCATTTCCTGAGCAAGCCAACACTGATCACATATGATTTGAGTTTCAGACTGTtaatgttttgtttgcctgttaGCTTGGACTcataaaattgattttaaattgttttttcagtCTTCACAGTTAATGATCGTAAGAATAAAATATGGTCAgggaattaaaatgaaaaaaataaataagggaaataaaaactaattttatGTATTGACAGTCTCAGCATAACTAGGAATATGTATAAATACCAGAATGGAAGAAATGCCACATACTAAAATACCAATGAAGTTTTCTGCGCTAAGCTTTTTACAAGCCAGTCAGCTCCACACACAATGAGATGTGCTTGTATGGCCTGATTCCAAGGGCTTAGTGGTTCCTGCTGCCTGAGAAGGATGAGAGCTGTAAGTGGCCTTAAATTTAAATGTACTgatcttttctggttttttttttttttttcattttgtatggGCATATGTGACCAGCACCCAGAGGCCCAAATCACCTTTAAGATACTGCAtgaaaaagcatgaaaatgtTGCACTAGGCTTCTGTTCTAACTTTATGAAAGGCTTTGATTTAAGATGTAACATATCTGAAAGTCTCAGGTATTGACAACTTTTAGTACAGTGGGACCTGTGAGGGCAGGAACCAGATAGATTTGTTTTGGCCTGCAGCTTCTGTTCTGCCCTCTTCAAAAACAAGGAAGAACAATCAGCTTTAAGGGAGTAGATGCTAAAGTTAAGGGATACTGTCAATAATTCAAAATGCTCAGAAATTAGCAGTAGATTGGTAATGCAGAGTTAAATCTTAATCTTCAGTCACTTACAAAGATGAGATGTGTGCCTGTGTTCAGTGTGTTGCAGTGATTAATCCCAAGGTGACCTCCCTTTTCTCCATTCTCTCCTTTTAAttcctctgggtttttttcttctttattaacaattccaagaaaataaaaataacaaattttatatttacagtAACCAGAGTGACTTCCTTGACTCAagtgctttccttcctttctttgcagTCCGCAAGGTTTTCACTTGGGATCACTGTaaagtccctgtgctgcctcagcATCATCCATGGACCTGTCCTCTTCTGTGGGCTGTCTCACCTTATCTGAATTACCagggttggaaaaggccttggTGGTCATTAAGCCCAATGAAGCTTAGCTGTGTTCCTTGTCAGATCCTCAGGAATAAGGAGGGAAAGTATGCTTtacattgttttgtttttttcatttggtgTACCTTGTAGGAACTCAAAAGTACTTTTTGCCATTTGCCTTATTTGTCAATAAATTGTAACATAAAAGGGACAATTCATTTTTCATCAGAATACATCTTTCTAAaattcagtgctgctggcaATTCAAGTATTATACTTCTAACTGCAGTCTaaacagacatttttttccagagagCTATGGAACAACTTCCTTTAGTAAACACtaagtatttttctttattttagtttttattatactgggaaatgttaaaaaataattcagatgaACAAGAATTCTGAGTGTAAGGTCTCAAAAGAGTGGATTTGCAGGCAATGACTGTTACTGAAGTGTTATACTTCATTTATAGGAATTTGAATAGTTGCACTGTCCTGTTTTTCTTGTGTTCAAAACATCACCCAGTAACACAGGGAAAATTATTAACAGTCCAGACAGCTTCTTATGGATGGGCAGACTGAAGAGTGGGACCTCTAAGGGCAACATCTCTGAAAATTCTTCATCTCTTTCATATTAAGAAAATAGAGGACAAAATGAAGACCTGCAAAATGGACTCAAGAGCAGAAGGGATATCAGAGGGTCATGTGGGGACAGGCTTTGATGCcctgcagctgagggagctgagctcGCCCATTTCTGTCTTCCAGCTTGGTAACTCCCCATGCCAAAATGTAGGTAGGTTTCATATTTGTATCACTGGACTGTGAGTGGATACACTGCTGCTGAATTTGTGACCTCGGGTTGAGCTCCAGAGTTGTGACCAGCCAACAGTAATTTTCATCAAGGCATTTTAGTTCTAAAGGTGGAACTTGTAGCCAAGAGCTAAAAGCCACAGAGCCAATATAAAATACTGAGTACTACATAGACGTGTGGCCTGTGCCCTAAGGCACACATTGCAGGAAATCTGTGGGAGGAGTAGCCCTTACCTTTCATGTGAACTTCACTGTACCAAAACAATGCTTACTGGAGAAGGGTTTCCATTTGGGCAATGGCTTTGTTGGGAGCAGAATACTTTCTGGGAAAATGTGATGCAAACACAATGGATAAATAAGTGTGTGGTTCCTTGAGCTCCTAAAATGAAGCTGGGGTTCctctctggctgctgtgctgtgttacATGTCAATCATCTCAGTCATCCTGGCAGAGGCTGGATTAAGCCCCTACAGCTTGGTATCCAAGCCAATCCAATAGCTTTGCTTTCATGTAATGCAGCCTTCAACTTTAACATGAATATTATACAAGAAGCAAAACATACATTTATTGTGGTTGGTTTATAATGCATTATGATTAATAAAGGCCCTAAATAGTCTTACAGAACtgagaacaaaaatattaataggTGTAGTATTGAAGTTTCAACTGCTCTTTGCAGTTACTGAATTAGGAACACAAATTAAAATTGTACTCTTTTCACACAGATAGAATTGGTACATCTGTTAGATAGAAGACTACATCCCTCCAAAATTATGGAAGATGAGCATTATGTGCCCAAGCAGAAACACTTTTACAAAAGTTAACAGTTGTTAATAGTTCATTTGTGTGCTCCCTACTACACAATCTCGTGATCACTGAcaacagaattttttatttgGCAATTGTTTCTCTTTCACCCACACAATCACGCTTACCTTCAGGAAGGCtacattactttttttttactcaacCTTTCTAGTTATTGAAATCTGGTGATTTGTTATTCTTGAATTTAGCCTACAGCTTCAgtgagattatttttcttttttggtttggtAACTTCAATCACAAGAACAACTTCATGGACAACATCTCCAGGTGGTTCATGCATCTTTATGAAATGCTTCAATGTCTGTTTAATCAAACAGAAGTATTACTGGAATCTAGTTTTGATAGAAAGTTGTTTTAACCAGAACACATCAAGATTATCCTGTACAGGGCATTTAAAATCAGAACAGTTAACCCAGGCACCTGCTTACATATGGCAGTTGGGCTCCTGCAACCTCTTTTGAACTCCTTCATTTAGGGAGAACAGAGCAGGAATATTCCTCTTTTCTCATGAAAGTTGTCTGGAGCAAAGTTGCTTTCAGTAGTTCCACCTGTGTTCCTACACTCCATCAGTGTCCATGGGCACTTCTTTGCTGAAGACCATCACACAAAGTACCCTGTTGTAAACCGGCTCTGTCAACTGATCCAGGTTTGAAACACACACAATACCTTTCCTCTTAACAGAAATCTTCTCCTAGGGAACTGCCATAAGAATGTTCAGTTTTGTATTCAGATGGTCAAACTCTTGATAATCCTTCTCAGTGTATGTAGAATCCTACACAATTGATGTTCCCTTTCTCTCCAATTAGGTTACTTTTGTATAAAATGACACTGTAAGGCTGCTTGTGGTAGTGAATCTGAATTATGTAAGCAGAATTTGGGAACCTCTTCTCTCCTAAGCCTAGATTTCAGCAGGTCATTAAGAATTAAAGCAAAGAGTAACCTGTCCTTTTAATCTGTGTGCCCTTCTCATATATCCATTTCCCAAATTGTGGGAATCCACATAGAGAATTTTCCAGTTACCTCTCATTAAGGAGTTTCTTGGAGCATTCTTAGGGCTCTTTTTCTAAACTATGTTGTAACAGACCCCTGCTAGGCGAGGTAAAAGACTTGTCTCTTCTTTATGAGAAGCTGGTGGCAACTGTGGAGGAAATGGAAGTAGCTTTGGCATTTATTGTTGGCCAAAACAATACCAAAAGCAACCACTTCATGCCTGCAGAGTTTGCAGAGCCTGAGTATGGTTTAATTTCTCCGTTGATAAGTGGAAATGATATGTTGTATCTTAACAT is part of the Ammospiza nelsoni isolate bAmmNel1 chromosome 1, bAmmNel1.pri, whole genome shotgun sequence genome and encodes:
- the GATAD1 gene encoding GATA zinc finger domain-containing protein 1, which gives rise to MPLGLKPTCSVCRSTSSSMWKKGGQGEILCNNCTARSAPPPAAAFATTSAAAAQHSNGGGSGGGGGGGGKQSKQEIHRRSARLRNTKYKSAPAAEKKVSTKGKGRRHIFKLKNPIKAPESVSTIITAESIFYKGVYYQIGDVVSVVDEQDGRTYYAQIRGFIQDQYCEKSAALTWLIPTQASPKDCFDPASYIIGPEEDLPRKMEYLEFVCHAPSEYFKSRSSPFPTVPTRPEKGYIWTHVGPTPAISIKETVANNL